The following coding sequences are from one Campylobacter sp. RM16187 window:
- the groES gene encoding co-chaperone GroES, producing the protein MNFQPLGKRVLVERLEDVKTTATGIIIPDNAKEKPLSGKVLAVGSEVECIKAGDDVVFGKYAGTEITLEGKTYLVLNLDDVLGVIK; encoded by the coding sequence ATGAATTTTCAACCATTAGGCAAGCGTGTATTAGTTGAACGCCTTGAGGACGTTAAGACAACAGCAACAGGTATTATTATACCTGACAATGCTAAAGAAAAACCTTTAAGCGGTAAAGTTTTAGCTGTGGGCAGCGAAGTTGAGTGCATAAAAGCGGGCGATGACGTGGTGTTTGGCAAATATGCCGGAACAGAGATAACGCTTGAAGGTAAAACTTATCTTGTGTTAAATTTAGATGACGTTTTGGGCGTTATTAAATAA
- a CDS encoding cysteine ABC transporter substrate-binding protein produces MRNFMLSFLAIFATVFLTAQVAEANDALTKIKERGYVRIGVFSDKPPFGYVDKNGNNQGYDIYFAKRIAKDLLGDESKIKFELVEAASRVEFLVADKVDIILANFTHTKERARVVDFALPYMKVSLGIVSPEGKVIKNINELKGKKLIVNKGTTADAYFTKKHPDIELLKYDQNTETFGALLDKRGAALAHDNALLFAWAKENPGFTVGIESLGDVDAIAPAVKKGNKALLEWINNEIIELGKENFFHKAYDATLKPIYGDSVNPESLVVEGGKL; encoded by the coding sequence ATGAGAAATTTTATGCTTTCATTTTTGGCAATCTTCGCCACTGTATTTTTAACAGCTCAGGTAGCCGAAGCAAACGACGCTTTGACCAAAATAAAAGAGCGTGGATATGTGCGCATAGGAGTTTTTAGCGATAAACCCCCATTTGGGTACGTCGATAAAAACGGCAATAATCAAGGATATGATATTTACTTTGCAAAACGCATAGCAAAAGATCTGCTTGGCGACGAAAGTAAGATAAAATTTGAGCTTGTAGAGGCCGCTAGCAGGGTTGAATTTTTAGTAGCTGACAAGGTTGATATTATTTTAGCTAATTTTACACATACGAAAGAGCGCGCTAGAGTCGTTGATTTCGCGCTTCCTTATATGAAAGTATCGCTTGGTATAGTTAGCCCTGAAGGCAAAGTAATAAAAAATATAAACGAGCTAAAAGGCAAAAAATTAATCGTAAATAAAGGCACTACAGCTGATGCATACTTCACAAAAAAACATCCCGATATTGAACTTTTAAAATATGATCAAAACACAGAGACATTTGGCGCACTGTTAGATAAAAGAGGTGCGGCTCTAGCTCATGATAATGCCCTACTTTTCGCATGGGCTAAAGAAAATCCTGGCTTTACAGTAGGTATAGAGTCGCTTGGTGATGTAGATGCAATAGCGCCTGCAGTCAAAAAAGGCAACAAAGCTCTACTTGAGTGGATAAATAATGAAATAATCGAACTTGGTAAGGAAAACTTCTTTCACAAAGCATACGATGCTACACTTAAACCAATATATGGCGACAGTGTAAATCCGGAATCTCTTGTAGTAGAGGGTGGAAAATTATAG
- the groL gene encoding chaperonin GroEL (60 kDa chaperone family; promotes refolding of misfolded polypeptides especially under stressful conditions; forms two stacked rings of heptamers to form a barrel-shaped 14mer; ends can be capped by GroES; misfolded proteins enter the barrel where they are refolded when GroES binds), producing MAKEIFFSDEARNRLYEGVRKLNDAVKVTMGPRGRNVLIQKSFGAPAITKDGVSVAKEVELKDALENMGAGLVREVASKTADEAGDGTTTATVLANAIFKEGLRNITAGANPIEVKRGMDKEAAAIIAELKAMARKVTDKKEIAQVATISANSDATIGELIADAMEKVGKDGVITVEEAKSIHDELNVVEGMQFDRGYLSPYFITNAEKMQVELSNPYILLFDKKITNLKDLLPILEQIQKTGKPLLIIAEDIEGEALATLVVNKLRGVLNISAVKAPGFGDRRKAMLEDIAILTGGEVISEELGRTLEGANLSDLGQASTVVIDKDNTTIVNGAGEKASIDARIAQIKAQIAETTSDYDKEKLQERLAKLSGGVAVIKVGAATETEMKEKKDRVDDALSATKAAVEEGIVIGGGAAFIQASSRVKLDLSGDEAIGAAIVRRALTAPLRQIAENAGFDAGVVANAVSTSKDANFGFNAATGEYVNMFEAGIIDPVKVERVALQNAVSVSSLLLTTEATISELKEDKPAMPAMPDMGGMGGMGGMM from the coding sequence ATGGCAAAAGAGATATTTTTTTCAGATGAAGCTAGAAATAGACTATACGAAGGTGTTAGAAAACTTAACGACGCCGTAAAAGTAACTATGGGACCACGCGGTAGAAACGTACTTATCCAAAAGAGTTTCGGCGCTCCTGCCATCACAAAAGACGGCGTTAGCGTAGCTAAAGAGGTTGAGCTAAAAGATGCACTTGAAAATATGGGCGCAGGGCTTGTAAGAGAAGTAGCAAGCAAAACGGCTGACGAAGCAGGTGATGGAACTACAACCGCGACGGTTTTGGCTAACGCTATATTTAAAGAGGGTCTTAGAAACATCACTGCAGGTGCAAATCCAATCGAAGTAAAACGCGGAATGGATAAAGAAGCGGCTGCTATCATAGCCGAGCTAAAAGCTATGGCTAGAAAAGTAACGGATAAAAAAGAGATAGCTCAAGTCGCTACAATATCGGCAAATTCAGATGCTACGATAGGCGAATTGATAGCCGACGCGATGGAAAAAGTAGGCAAAGACGGCGTTATAACTGTTGAGGAAGCAAAATCAATCCATGATGAGCTAAATGTGGTTGAGGGTATGCAGTTTGACCGTGGATATCTAAGCCCATACTTCATTACAAACGCTGAAAAAATGCAAGTAGAGCTAAGCAATCCTTATATATTGCTATTCGATAAGAAGATTACAAATTTAAAAGATTTATTGCCTATTTTAGAGCAAATTCAAAAGACCGGTAAGCCGCTTTTAATCATAGCTGAAGATATCGAGGGAGAAGCTCTTGCGACTTTGGTTGTAAATAAACTTAGAGGCGTGCTAAATATCTCTGCCGTTAAAGCGCCGGGATTTGGAGATAGAAGAAAGGCGATGCTTGAAGATATCGCTATCTTAACAGGCGGTGAAGTGATAAGCGAAGAGCTCGGCAGAACACTTGAAGGAGCAAATTTAAGCGATCTTGGACAAGCCTCAACCGTAGTTATCGATAAAGATAACACGACTATCGTAAACGGAGCTGGCGAAAAAGCTTCTATAGATGCAAGAATAGCTCAAATCAAGGCTCAAATCGCAGAGACTACAAGTGATTATGATAAAGAAAAACTTCAAGAGCGTTTAGCCAAACTAAGCGGCGGTGTGGCTGTTATAAAAGTAGGTGCGGCAACAGAAACTGAGATGAAAGAGAAAAAAGACCGCGTAGATGACGCACTAAGCGCTACAAAAGCCGCTGTTGAAGAGGGTATCGTAATCGGCGGTGGCGCTGCGTTTATACAAGCAAGCTCCAGAGTAAAGCTTGATCTAAGCGGCGATGAGGCGATAGGTGCCGCTATCGTAAGACGCGCTTTAACTGCACCGCTTCGCCAAATAGCTGAAAACGCAGGCTTTGACGCAGGTGTTGTCGCAAATGCTGTTAGCACAAGCAAAGATGCAAATTTCGGCTTTAACGCTGCTACAGGCGAGTATGTAAATATGTTTGAAGCAGGCATCATCGACCCCGTTAAGGTTGAGCGTGTAGCACTTCAAAATGCAGTTAGCGTTTCAAGCCTTCTTCTTACAACAGAGGCTACTATAAGCGAGTTAAAAGAGGACAAACCTGCAATGCCGGCAATGCCTGATATGGGCGGAATGGGTGGCATGGGCGGCATGATGTAA
- a CDS encoding NUDIX domain-containing protein, whose protein sequence is MDTVIKDIEILNLEESNFIKPYRLGYSVNGTRKYWDCVKVHNSVSILLYHEEKDAFLLVKQFRPAVWHNLHKDGKSYYEMGYTYELCAGLMDKGLSEKDTIIEEVMEEVGFKIEDAEKIVVTHGALGFGGNSQTMFYATINDSMKVSEGGGIDGENIDLVYIDVNRARDFMYDQNMVKAAGLLFAFMWFFDRFKR, encoded by the coding sequence ATGGATACTGTTATAAAAGATATTGAAATTTTAAATTTAGAAGAATCTAACTTCATAAAGCCTTATCGCTTAGGATACTCCGTAAACGGAACTCGAAAATATTGGGATTGTGTAAAAGTGCATAACAGCGTGTCTATTTTATTATATCATGAAGAAAAGGATGCGTTTTTGTTGGTTAAGCAGTTTCGTCCGGCTGTATGGCACAACTTACATAAAGATGGCAAGAGCTATTATGAAATGGGCTATACGTATGAGCTTTGTGCAGGACTTATGGATAAAGGGCTTAGTGAAAAAGATACAATAATAGAAGAGGTGATGGAGGAAGTAGGATTTAAGATAGAGGATGCTGAAAAAATAGTGGTAACTCACGGAGCGCTTGGATTTGGAGGAAATTCTCAAACTATGTTTTATGCAACCATAAACGATAGTATGAAAGTAAGTGAGGGTGGTGGAATAGATGGCGAAAATATCGATCTTGTCTATATAGATGTAAATAGGGCTAGAGATTTTATGTATGATCAAAATATGGTCAAAGCTGCTGGATTACTTTTCGCCTTTATGTGGTTTTTTGACAGATTTAAAAGATAG
- a CDS encoding tetratricopeptide repeat protein: MKKTIFCLAAACSFAFSMGSDSHVGPVLDEAVLSGEYEKSAKAFEQSCEKGHMFNCYNLANFYENGRGVLKDEKKALQIYKKSCENKLGFGCGAVGRIYENGTKSIKKDVKMAAEAYEKGCEHGDDISCLKGGLIYSKGVDKVAKDMQKAKDLLSKGCKYGNEQACNTVNTIK, from the coding sequence ATGAAAAAAACTATATTCTGTTTGGCGGCAGCCTGTTCGTTTGCCTTTTCTATGGGTTCTGATAGTCATGTGGGGCCTGTATTGGATGAGGCTGTTTTGTCCGGAGAGTATGAAAAATCAGCCAAAGCTTTTGAGCAATCTTGCGAAAAAGGACATATGTTTAACTGTTATAATCTAGCTAACTTCTATGAAAATGGCAGAGGAGTGCTAAAGGATGAGAAAAAAGCTCTACAAATTTATAAAAAGAGCTGTGAAAACAAGCTAGGCTTTGGATGTGGCGCCGTAGGTAGAATCTATGAAAACGGCACTAAATCTATCAAAAAAGATGTGAAAATGGCAGCTGAAGCCTATGAAAAGGGCTGTGAACACGGAGACGATATATCTTGTTTAAAAGGCGGTCTTATTTATAGTAAAGGGGTAGATAAGGTGGCTAAAGATATGCAAAAAGCCAAAGATCTTTTATCAAAAGGCTGCAAATACGGTAATGAGCAGGCTTGCAATACCGTTAATACAATAAAATAA